A section of the Streptomyces sp. Je 1-369 genome encodes:
- a CDS encoding FadR/GntR family transcriptional regulator: MSTLAHTMMTTARSADSGLAGPGDLDRYPYAESAAGGRVVPPVWDGPDQDLGRVGRRAAGSRGRGLHGQLVQQLGQMIVSGDLGADRPLVPEEIGQRFEVSRTVVRESLRVLEAKGLVSARPNVGTRVRPVSDWNLLDPDIIEWRAFGPQRDDQRRELGELRWMIEPLAARLAAGHGREEVQQRLADMVEIMGHALGQGDVITFSRADAEFHSLLMQVAGNRMLEHLSGIVSAALQVSGGPITGCDRPSEASLVHHSRVVDALAAGDGSGAEAAMRQLLTVHPEVERVVPAPREH, translated from the coding sequence GTGAGTACCCTTGCGCACACCATGATGACCACCGCCCGCTCCGCCGACTCCGGTCTCGCCGGCCCGGGTGACCTCGACCGATACCCGTACGCGGAGTCCGCCGCCGGCGGCCGCGTCGTCCCTCCCGTCTGGGACGGCCCCGACCAGGACCTGGGGCGCGTGGGCCGGCGCGCCGCCGGAAGCCGCGGCCGCGGGCTGCACGGCCAACTCGTCCAGCAGCTGGGCCAGATGATCGTCTCCGGTGACCTCGGCGCCGACCGCCCGCTCGTTCCCGAAGAGATCGGCCAGCGCTTCGAGGTCTCCCGCACCGTCGTGCGTGAGTCCCTGCGCGTGCTCGAGGCCAAGGGCCTGGTCAGCGCCCGGCCCAACGTCGGCACGCGCGTGCGCCCCGTCAGCGACTGGAACCTGCTCGACCCGGACATCATCGAGTGGCGCGCCTTCGGGCCGCAGCGCGACGACCAGCGCCGGGAGCTCGGCGAGCTGCGCTGGATGATCGAGCCCCTCGCCGCGCGCCTCGCCGCCGGGCACGGCCGCGAGGAGGTGCAGCAGCGCCTCGCCGACATGGTCGAGATCATGGGTCACGCGCTGGGTCAGGGCGACGTGATCACCTTCTCCCGCGCGGACGCCGAGTTCCACTCGCTGCTCATGCAGGTCGCGGGCAACCGCATGCTGGAGCACCTCTCCGGGATCGTCTCGGCCGCACTGCAGGTCTCCGGCGGTCCGATCACCGGCTGCGACCGCCCCAGCGAGGCGTCGCTCGTGCACCACTCCCGCGTCGTCGACGCCCTCGCCGCCGGCGACGGATCCGGCGCGGAGGCCGCCATGCGGCAGCTGCTCACCGTCCACCCCGAGGTGGAGCGTGTCGTGCCCGCTCCGCGCGAGCACTGA
- a CDS encoding RNA polymerase sigma factor — protein sequence MFVSASTSRTLPPEIAESVSVMALIERGKADGQIAGDDVRRAFEADQIPATQWKNVLRSLNQILEEEGVTLMVSAAEPKRPRKSVAAKSPAKRTATRTVAAKATTAKPTATAATEALTADGTAEDAPAKKVAAKKTTAKKAVAKKTTAKKTAAKKTTSKKDADELLDEEATEEAPAAGKPGEGEPAEEGAQGFVLSDEDEDDAPAQQVAAAGATADPVKDYLKQIGKVPLLNAEQEVELAKRIEAGLFAEDKLANADKLAPKLKRELEIIAEDGRRAKNHLLEANLRLVVSLAKRYTGRGMLFLDLIQEGNLGLIRAVEKFDYTKGYKFSTYATWWIRQAITRAMADQARTIRIPVHMVEVINKLARVQRQMLQDLGREPTPEELAKELDMTPEKVIEVQKYGREPISLHTPLGEDGDSEFGDLIEDSEAVVPADAVSFTLLQEQLHSVLDTLSEREAGVVSMRFGLTDGQPKTLDEIGKVYGVTRERIRQIESKTMSKLRHPSRSQVLRDYLD from the coding sequence TTGTTCGTGTCGGCCAGCACATCCCGTACGCTCCCGCCGGAGATCGCCGAATCCGTCTCTGTCATGGCGCTCATCGAGCGGGGAAAGGCTGATGGGCAGATCGCCGGCGATGACGTGCGTCGTGCCTTCGAAGCTGACCAGATTCCGGCCACTCAGTGGAAGAACGTTCTGCGCAGCCTCAACCAGATCCTCGAGGAAGAGGGTGTGACGCTGATGGTCAGTGCCGCGGAGCCGAAGCGCCCCCGCAAGAGCGTCGCAGCGAAGAGCCCGGCCAAGCGCACCGCGACCAGGACGGTCGCGGCCAAGGCCACCACGGCGAAGCCCACCGCCACCGCCGCCACTGAGGCGCTGACCGCGGACGGCACCGCCGAGGACGCGCCCGCGAAGAAGGTCGCAGCCAAGAAGACGACGGCCAAGAAGGCCGTCGCCAAGAAGACCACCGCCAAGAAGACGGCGGCCAAGAAGACCACCTCCAAGAAGGACGCCGACGAGCTCCTCGACGAAGAGGCCACCGAGGAGGCGCCCGCCGCCGGCAAGCCCGGCGAGGGCGAGCCCGCCGAGGAAGGCGCCCAGGGCTTCGTTCTGTCCGACGAGGACGAGGACGACGCGCCCGCCCAGCAGGTCGCCGCGGCCGGCGCCACCGCCGACCCGGTCAAGGACTACCTGAAGCAGATCGGCAAGGTCCCGCTGCTCAACGCCGAGCAGGAGGTCGAGCTCGCCAAGCGCATCGAGGCCGGCCTGTTCGCCGAGGACAAGCTGGCCAACGCCGACAAGCTCGCCCCGAAGCTCAAGCGCGAGCTGGAGATCATCGCCGAGGACGGGCGCCGCGCCAAGAACCACCTCCTGGAGGCCAACCTCCGCCTGGTGGTCTCCCTGGCCAAGCGCTACACCGGCCGCGGCATGCTCTTCCTGGACCTCATCCAGGAGGGCAACCTCGGTCTGATCCGCGCGGTCGAGAAGTTCGACTACACCAAGGGCTACAAGTTCTCCACGTACGCCACCTGGTGGATCCGTCAGGCGATCACCCGCGCCATGGCCGACCAGGCCCGCACCATCCGTATCCCGGTGCACATGGTCGAGGTCATCAACAAGCTGGCCCGTGTCCAGCGCCAGATGCTCCAGGACCTGGGCCGCGAGCCCACTCCGGAGGAGCTGGCCAAGGAACTCGACATGACCCCGGAGAAGGTCATCGAGGTCCAGAAGTACGGCCGTGAGCCGATCTCCCTCCACACCCCCCTGGGTGAGGACGGCGACAGCGAGTTCGGTGACCTCATCGAGGACTCCGAAGCGGTCGTTCCCGCCGACGCGGTGAGCTTCACGCTCCTCCAGGAGCAGCTGCACTCCGTCCTGGACACCCTGTCCGAGCGTGAGGCGGGCGTGGTCTCCATGCGCTTCGGCCTCACGGACGGCCAGCCCAAGACCCTCGACGAGATCGGCAAGGTCTACGGAGTGACGCGTGAGCGCATCCGTCAGATCGAGTCGAAGACGATGTCGAAGCTGCGTCACCCGTCGCGCTCGCAGGTCCTGCGCGACTATCTCGACTAG
- a CDS encoding serine protease — MRRSFARAWTGVLAVAAAAAALPLAAPAPVSADSVVVGGHPVDVSESPWVVAVSSRARFGGSRAGQFCGGVVTGRSTVLTAAHCMSKDVLGVPLKEVTDLKVLVGRGDLRSSEGQEVSVREVRVNPEYDAHTNSGDVAALTLAEPLPQGRTIRMAGPGDPAYEPGTGAAVYGWGDTTGAGDYARTLRSARVDVLADGVCEKAYPGSAEGKYIARTMLCAGEMRGRRDACQGDSGGPLVARGRLIGLVSWGSGCGRPGSPGVYTRISDVTRVLGARD, encoded by the coding sequence ATGCGTCGTTCCTTCGCCCGAGCGTGGACGGGGGTACTGGCTGTGGCGGCCGCTGCCGCCGCCCTGCCCCTGGCCGCCCCGGCCCCCGTGTCGGCCGACAGCGTGGTCGTCGGGGGCCATCCGGTGGATGTGTCCGAGAGTCCATGGGTGGTCGCCGTCTCCAGCCGCGCCCGCTTCGGCGGCTCACGCGCAGGACAGTTCTGCGGCGGCGTGGTCACCGGGCGCTCGACGGTCCTGACCGCGGCCCACTGCATGAGCAAGGACGTGCTGGGGGTGCCGCTGAAGGAGGTGACGGACCTGAAAGTCCTCGTCGGCCGCGGGGATCTGCGGTCCTCGGAGGGGCAGGAAGTGTCCGTGCGCGAGGTCAGGGTCAACCCGGAGTACGACGCGCACACGAACTCCGGCGACGTGGCGGCCCTGACCCTCGCCGAGCCGCTCCCTCAGGGGCGCACCATCCGGATGGCCGGGCCCGGCGACCCGGCGTACGAGCCGGGCACGGGCGCCGCCGTATACGGCTGGGGGGACACCACTGGGGCGGGTGATTACGCCCGTACGTTGCGTTCGGCGCGCGTCGATGTGCTCGCCGACGGGGTCTGCGAAAAGGCGTACCCGGGCAGCGCCGAAGGTAAATACATCGCCCGGACGATGCTCTGCGCCGGTGAGATGAGGGGCCGACGGGACGCTTGTCAGGGGGACAGTGGCGGGCCGCTGGTCGCGCGGGGGCGCCTCATCGGGCTCGTGTCCTGGGGGAGCGGCTGCGGCCGCCCCGGGAGCCCGGGCGTCTACACGAGGATCTCGGACGTCACCAGGGTGCTGGGCGCCCGCGACTGA
- a CDS encoding DNA gyrase/topoisomerase IV subunit B has translation MTAETSVPSTALLTGADRDGSNYTARHLLVLEGLEAVRKRPGMYIGSTDSRGLMHCLWEIIDNSVDEALGGYCDHIEVILHDDASVEVRDNGRGIPVDVEPKTGLSGVEVVMTKLHAGGKFGGGSYAASGGLHGVGASVVNALSARLDVEVDRAGHTHAISFRRGVPGAFAKPGPEATFDPSARLTKVKKVPKARSGTRVRYWADRQIFLKDAKLSLENLHQRARQTAFLVPGLTIVVRDELGLGDGGSKGEESFRFDGGISEFCEYLAQDKAVCDVLRFSGQGTFKETVPVLDEHGQMTPTEVTRELGVDVAMRWGTGYDTVIKSFVNIIATPKGGTHVTGFERSLTKTMNEAMRTQKVLRVAEDDIVKDDALEGLTAVVTVRLAEPQFEGQTKEVLGTSAANRIVANVLAKELKAFLTSTKRDAKAQARAVMDKAVAAARTRIAARQHKDAQRRKTALESSSLPAKLADCRSDDVERSELFIVEGDSALGTAKLARNSEFQALLPIRGKILNVQKASVTDMLKNAECGAIIQVIGAGSGRTFDIDAARYGKIILLVDADVDGAHIRILLLTLFQRYMRPMVEAGRVFAAVPPLHRIELSQPKKGQDKYIYTYSDRELRETLLELQRKNIRYKDSIQRYKGLGEMDADQLAETTMDPRFRTLRRINISDLESAEQVFDLLMGNDVAPRKEFITSSAATLDRSRIDA, from the coding sequence GTGACCGCCGAGACGTCCGTGCCGTCCACAGCATTGCTGACAGGAGCAGACCGGGACGGTTCCAACTACACCGCGCGGCACCTGCTCGTCCTGGAGGGGCTCGAGGCCGTCCGCAAGCGTCCGGGCATGTACATCGGGTCGACGGACAGCCGCGGTCTGATGCACTGCCTCTGGGAAATCATCGACAACAGCGTCGACGAGGCCCTGGGCGGGTACTGCGACCACATCGAGGTCATCCTCCACGACGACGCCTCCGTAGAGGTCCGGGACAACGGCCGAGGCATCCCGGTCGACGTCGAGCCCAAGACCGGCCTCTCCGGCGTCGAGGTCGTCATGACCAAGCTGCACGCGGGCGGCAAGTTCGGCGGCGGCTCGTACGCCGCCTCCGGCGGCCTGCACGGCGTGGGCGCCTCCGTCGTGAACGCGCTCTCCGCGCGCCTCGACGTCGAGGTGGACCGCGCCGGACACACCCACGCGATCAGCTTCCGCCGCGGCGTCCCCGGCGCCTTCGCCAAGCCGGGCCCCGAGGCGACCTTCGACCCCTCGGCCAGGCTGACCAAGGTCAAGAAGGTCCCCAAGGCCCGCAGCGGCACACGCGTGCGGTACTGGGCGGACCGCCAGATCTTCCTCAAGGACGCCAAACTCTCGCTGGAGAACCTGCACCAGCGCGCCCGCCAGACCGCCTTCCTGGTCCCGGGCCTCACCATCGTCGTACGGGACGAGCTCGGTCTCGGCGACGGCGGCTCGAAGGGCGAGGAATCCTTCCGCTTCGACGGCGGCATCAGCGAATTCTGCGAGTACCTGGCGCAGGACAAGGCTGTCTGCGACGTCCTCCGTTTCTCCGGCCAGGGCACTTTCAAGGAGACCGTCCCCGTCCTGGACGAGCACGGCCAGATGACGCCCACCGAGGTCACCCGTGAGCTCGGCGTGGACGTGGCCATGCGCTGGGGGACCGGGTACGACACGGTGATCAAGTCCTTCGTCAACATCATCGCCACCCCCAAGGGCGGCACCCACGTCACCGGCTTCGAGCGCTCCCTCACCAAGACGATGAACGAAGCGATGCGCACCCAGAAGGTGCTCCGCGTCGCCGAGGACGACATCGTCAAGGACGACGCCCTGGAAGGCCTCACGGCGGTCGTCACGGTCCGTCTCGCCGAGCCGCAGTTCGAAGGCCAGACGAAGGAGGTGCTCGGCACCTCCGCGGCCAACCGCATCGTCGCTAACGTCCTCGCCAAGGAACTCAAGGCGTTCCTGACCTCGACCAAGAGGGACGCGAAGGCGCAGGCCCGCGCAGTCATGGACAAGGCCGTCGCCGCGGCCCGCACGCGCATCGCGGCCCGCCAGCACAAGGACGCCCAGCGGCGGAAGACGGCCCTGGAGTCCTCGTCGCTGCCTGCGAAGCTCGCCGACTGCCGCAGCGACGACGTGGAGCGCAGCGAGCTCTTCATCGTCGAGGGAGACTCCGCGCTCGGCACCGCCAAGCTGGCCCGGAACTCCGAGTTCCAGGCGCTCCTGCCCATCCGCGGCAAGATCCTCAACGTTCAGAAGGCGTCCGTGACGGACATGCTGAAGAACGCCGAGTGCGGCGCGATCATCCAGGTCATAGGAGCAGGGTCGGGCCGGACCTTCGACATCGACGCGGCGCGCTACGGAAAGATCATTCTGCTCGTGGACGCCGACGTCGACGGCGCGCACATCCGGATCCTGCTGCTGACGCTGTTCCAGCGGTACATGCGGCCGATGGTCGAGGCCGGCCGCGTCTTCGCGGCGGTCCCGCCGCTGCACCGCATCGAGCTCAGCCAGCCGAAGAAGGGCCAGGACAAGTACATCTACACGTACTCGGACCGTGAGCTGCGCGAGACGCTGCTGGAGCTGCAGCGCAAGAACATCCGGTACAAGGACTCCATCCAGCGCTACAAGGGCCTGGGCGAGATGGACGCCGATCAGCTGGCCGAGACGACGATGGATCCGCGCTTCCGGACCCTGCGCCGCATCAACATCTCCGACCTGGAATCCGCCGAGCAGGTCTTCGATCTGCTGATGGGCAACGACGTCGCGCCGCGCAAGGAATTCATCACCAGCTCCGCGGCGACGCTGGACCGCTCACGGATCGACGCGTAA
- a CDS encoding CcdC protein domain-containing protein, producing the protein MSGLTNALVICAVVVLVVVRQFKAQEIGTDRRWWLIPAVLVFMAVREPGLIDPQHRAASVTLLVAELLVGLAMGAGWARTSHVWTEPDGTAWSKGTKATAVVWAVGIALRAGLFGIGSLLHVRQGAPGLMLALAATLLARSGLLVLRAGPVPSAYGVPDAAPEPMRKEPV; encoded by the coding sequence ATGTCCGGGCTCACCAACGCACTGGTGATCTGCGCCGTCGTGGTGCTGGTGGTCGTCCGCCAGTTCAAGGCGCAGGAGATCGGCACGGACAGGCGCTGGTGGCTGATACCGGCCGTGCTGGTCTTCATGGCCGTGCGCGAGCCCGGCCTGATCGACCCCCAGCACCGTGCGGCATCCGTGACGCTGCTGGTGGCCGAACTGCTCGTCGGCCTGGCCATGGGGGCCGGCTGGGCACGGACCTCCCATGTGTGGACCGAACCGGACGGCACCGCTTGGAGCAAGGGCACCAAGGCCACCGCCGTGGTCTGGGCCGTCGGAATCGCGCTGCGGGCGGGGCTCTTCGGGATCGGTTCGCTGCTGCACGTGCGCCAGGGCGCCCCCGGCCTGATGCTGGCCCTCGCGGCCACGCTGCTGGCCCGCAGCGGTCTGCTCGTACTGCGCGCCGGCCCCGTCCCCTCGGCGTACGGTGTGCCCGACGCGGCGCCCGAGCCGATGCGGAAGGAACCCGTGTGA
- a CDS encoding sensor histidine kinase, with amino-acid sequence MSLARLWFVRVLRVVVIGSLLWDAFHADRGLRLVAGVAMVLAVTWAGWAFFRVSFAHRLWPSLALMSLLLATALAAEFGEWQVLAMVLWCGSAISALERLPILAAAPCVLVAMSGYAVYIGDSPLITALTVIGLVLAGYTLRLDAEARGSALRLLTQERAARAAETESAALAERARIAREIHDVLAHSLSAQLVHLEAARLLIEGDASKEQVLGRVVAARSMAREGLAETRQALSALRGEMTPVEDFLRELVTADRASVTVAGDRRPLPAEASQAVRRVAQEALTNVRKHAPGAEVEVCLRYENDQVRLDVRDSGGRSPGELGTSGGGYGLLGMRERAELLGGSLEAGPGEEGFVVTLRVPG; translated from the coding sequence ATGAGCCTGGCCCGGCTGTGGTTCGTCCGAGTCCTGCGCGTCGTGGTCATAGGCAGCCTGCTGTGGGACGCGTTCCATGCGGACCGCGGGTTGCGGCTCGTCGCCGGGGTGGCGATGGTCCTTGCCGTCACGTGGGCGGGGTGGGCGTTCTTCCGGGTCTCGTTCGCCCACCGCCTCTGGCCCTCCCTGGCGCTGATGTCACTGCTCCTGGCCACCGCACTCGCCGCCGAGTTCGGTGAGTGGCAGGTGCTCGCCATGGTGCTGTGGTGCGGCTCGGCGATCTCCGCCCTGGAGCGGCTCCCCATACTCGCGGCAGCGCCCTGTGTGCTCGTGGCGATGTCCGGATACGCCGTGTACATCGGCGACAGCCCGCTCATCACGGCACTCACCGTCATCGGTCTGGTGCTGGCCGGATACACCCTCCGTTTGGATGCCGAGGCCAGGGGCAGCGCCCTGCGGCTGCTGACGCAGGAGCGTGCCGCGCGGGCCGCGGAGACGGAATCGGCTGCCCTCGCCGAGCGGGCCCGTATCGCCCGCGAGATCCACGACGTGCTCGCGCACAGCCTCTCCGCACAGCTCGTACACCTGGAGGCCGCGCGGCTGCTGATCGAGGGGGATGCGTCCAAGGAGCAGGTTCTGGGCCGGGTCGTGGCGGCGCGGTCCATGGCAAGAGAGGGGCTCGCCGAGACGAGACAGGCCCTGTCCGCGCTGCGCGGGGAGATGACCCCGGTCGAGGACTTCCTGCGCGAGCTCGTCACGGCCGACCGCGCCTCGGTCACCGTGGCGGGGGATCGGCGCCCCTTGCCCGCCGAGGCGTCCCAGGCGGTGCGGAGAGTGGCGCAGGAAGCGCTGACGAACGTCCGCAAGCATGCGCCGGGCGCGGAGGTCGAGGTGTGCCTGCGGTACGAGAACGATCAAGTGAGGCTCGATGTCAGGGACTCGGGAGGGCGATCGCCGGGTGAGCTCGGCACCTCCGGCGGCGGGTACGGTCTGCTCGGGATGCGCGAGCGCGCCGAGCTGCTGGGCGGATCCCTGGAGGCGGGACCGGGTGAGGAGGGCTTCGTGGTGACGCTGAGGGTGCCGGGATGA
- a CDS encoding response regulator transcription factor, translating to MTGNEAAAKATEVSPAGPAEGRGKPPARVIVVDDQTVVREGIVMLLGLLPGIEVVGAGADGEEAVRLVAELAPDVVLMDLRMPRCDGAEATRRIRAEYPGTQVVVLTTYADDDSLFPALKAGARGYLTKDAGGNEIVRAVEDVLSGDAGLSPRIQRRLLERLSEPDDASAADPPDGLTARETEVLVLIAEGMSNHEIARALHVSTATVKTHINNLFAKAALKDRAQAVRYAYRHGLIKLDRASDI from the coding sequence ATGACGGGGAACGAGGCTGCTGCGAAGGCCACGGAGGTCAGTCCGGCCGGACCTGCCGAGGGCCGGGGAAAGCCACCCGCGCGGGTGATCGTGGTCGACGACCAGACCGTGGTGCGCGAGGGGATCGTGATGCTGCTGGGGCTGCTGCCCGGCATTGAGGTGGTGGGTGCCGGCGCGGACGGCGAGGAGGCCGTGCGCCTGGTCGCCGAGCTCGCTCCGGACGTCGTCCTGATGGACCTGCGCATGCCCCGGTGTGACGGCGCGGAGGCCACGCGACGGATCCGCGCGGAGTATCCGGGGACACAGGTCGTCGTGCTCACGACCTACGCCGACGACGACTCGCTGTTCCCCGCGCTCAAGGCGGGGGCACGCGGCTACCTCACGAAGGACGCGGGCGGGAACGAGATCGTGCGGGCCGTCGAGGACGTGCTCTCAGGAGATGCGGGACTCTCTCCGCGGATCCAGCGGCGGCTCCTCGAGCGGCTGTCGGAGCCGGACGACGCCTCAGCGGCCGATCCTCCGGACGGCCTGACCGCGCGGGAGACCGAGGTGCTGGTCCTGATCGCCGAGGGGATGTCGAACCACGAGATCGCCCGGGCGCTGCATGTCTCCACCGCGACGGTGAAGACCCACATCAACAACCTCTTCGCGAAGGCGGCACTCAAGGACCGCGCGCAGGCCGTGCGTTACGCGTACAGACATGGGCTCATCAAGCTGGACAGGGCCTCAGACATCTGA
- a CDS encoding cation acetate symporter, giving the protein MKGEHQTLALLLFGVFVAVTLAITTWASRKRHGSAEEFYAGGRLFSPMENGFAIAGDYMSAASFLGISGLIALFGYDGLLYSVGFLVAWLVVLYLVAELVRNCGRFTLGDVVAARMRERPVRIAAGTSSVTVSVLYLVAQMVGAGSLVGLLLGGTSGAAQTWTVIGVGALMVVYVSLGGMRATTWIQIVKAVLLMGGAIALTVLVLVRFYGDFDELLRTAAGRSGHGDRFLAPGLKYGGDWTARLDFMSLGLALVLGTAGLPHILSRFYTVPTARAARRSVVWSIGLIGSFYLMTIVLGFGAAAVVGPDAVRGSNASGNTAVPLLALDLGGGAHSTGGTVLFAIVAAIAFATILAVVAGITLASSAAVAHDLYASLRRRNAKPRSEVAVARIAAAGVGVIAIGLGLLARDLNVAFLVGLAFAVAASANLPVLLYSLFWRNFTTRGAVWSVYGGLLPALVLVVLSPVVSGGPQSLFPGVYFQYFPLENPGLVSIPLGFLAGWLGTVTSREEADEAKHAETEVRSLTGAGAA; this is encoded by the coding sequence GTGAAGGGGGAACACCAGACCCTGGCGCTGCTGCTGTTCGGGGTGTTCGTCGCAGTCACTCTTGCGATCACCACATGGGCGAGTCGTAAGCGGCACGGCTCGGCGGAGGAGTTCTACGCGGGCGGGCGGCTCTTCTCCCCGATGGAGAACGGTTTCGCCATCGCCGGCGACTACATGTCGGCTGCGTCCTTCCTCGGCATCTCAGGACTGATCGCCCTCTTCGGTTACGACGGGCTGCTCTACTCGGTGGGGTTCCTCGTCGCCTGGCTGGTCGTCCTGTACCTCGTGGCCGAACTGGTGCGCAACTGCGGGCGGTTCACGCTCGGCGATGTCGTCGCCGCGCGGATGAGGGAACGCCCGGTGCGGATCGCGGCGGGAACTTCCTCGGTCACCGTGTCCGTTCTCTACCTGGTGGCGCAGATGGTGGGGGCCGGTTCTCTGGTGGGGCTGCTGCTGGGAGGGACGAGCGGGGCGGCGCAGACCTGGACGGTCATCGGCGTCGGCGCGCTCATGGTCGTCTATGTGTCGCTGGGAGGGATGCGGGCCACCACCTGGATCCAGATCGTCAAGGCGGTCCTGCTGATGGGCGGGGCGATCGCGCTGACCGTCCTCGTCCTGGTGCGCTTCTACGGGGACTTCGACGAGCTGCTGCGGACCGCTGCGGGCCGCAGTGGTCACGGCGACCGGTTCCTCGCGCCCGGTCTGAAGTACGGCGGGGACTGGACCGCGCGCCTCGACTTCATGAGCCTCGGCCTCGCGCTGGTGCTCGGTACCGCCGGGCTGCCGCACATCCTCTCCCGCTTCTACACCGTGCCGACCGCGCGGGCCGCCCGCCGTTCGGTCGTCTGGTCCATCGGACTCATCGGCAGCTTCTATCTGATGACGATCGTGCTCGGGTTCGGCGCGGCCGCCGTCGTCGGCCCCGATGCGGTGCGTGGGTCGAATGCCTCGGGCAACACGGCAGTTCCGCTCCTCGCGCTCGATCTGGGAGGCGGCGCGCACTCCACGGGTGGAACGGTTCTGTTCGCCATCGTCGCCGCCATCGCCTTTGCCACGATCCTCGCCGTGGTCGCCGGCATCACGCTCGCGTCGTCGGCGGCCGTGGCCCACGATCTGTACGCCTCCTTGCGACGGCGGAACGCGAAGCCGCGCAGCGAGGTGGCGGTCGCCCGTATCGCCGCCGCAGGGGTCGGTGTGATCGCGATCGGCCTCGGCCTGCTGGCCCGTGATCTGAACGTCGCATTCCTGGTGGGTCTCGCGTTCGCCGTCGCGGCGTCGGCGAACCTTCCGGTGCTGCTCTACTCCCTGTTCTGGCGGAACTTCACGACACGGGGTGCGGTGTGGTCGGTGTACGGGGGACTGCTGCCCGCGCTCGTGCTGGTGGTCCTGTCGCCGGTGGTCTCCGGAGGGCCCCAGTCCCTGTTCCCGGGGGTCTACTTCCAGTACTTCCCCTTGGAGAACCCAGGCCTCGTCTCCATCCCGCTGGGCTTCCTCGCGGGGTGGCTCGGCACGGTGACCTCGCGTGAGGAAGCGGATGAGGCCAAGCACGCGGAGACGGAGGTGCGGTCGCTCACCGGTGCCGGTGCGGCGTAA
- a CDS encoding response regulator encodes MIEVLVVDDDTRVADVNAAYVEKIPGFRVTAKAHTAAEALRLVEDVPVDLVLLDHYLPDETGLSVVRSLRERGHQTDVIMVTAARDVTTVQAAMRHGALQYLVKPFSYAGLRAKLDAYATLRRTLDGGGEAEQAEVDRIFGALSSTPAPELPKGHSPTTAELVRRALLAAEGPLSAQELADHTRLSRQTAQRYLKLLERTGRVRLSLKYGDTGRPEHRYEWAAST; translated from the coding sequence ATGATCGAGGTTCTCGTCGTGGACGACGACACCCGTGTCGCGGACGTCAATGCCGCCTACGTGGAGAAGATCCCCGGCTTCCGAGTGACCGCCAAGGCGCACACCGCCGCCGAGGCCCTGCGCCTCGTCGAGGACGTCCCCGTCGACCTGGTGCTGCTGGACCACTACCTGCCGGACGAGACCGGCCTCTCCGTCGTACGCAGCTTGCGGGAGCGGGGCCACCAGACCGACGTGATCATGGTGACCGCGGCGCGCGACGTCACAACGGTGCAGGCGGCGATGCGGCACGGCGCACTCCAGTACTTGGTGAAACCGTTCTCCTATGCGGGTCTGCGCGCCAAACTCGACGCATACGCCACGCTGCGCCGCACCCTGGACGGCGGCGGCGAGGCGGAGCAGGCCGAGGTCGACCGCATCTTCGGCGCCCTGTCATCGACTCCCGCGCCCGAGCTGCCCAAGGGGCACTCCCCCACGACGGCGGAGCTGGTGCGCCGGGCCCTGCTGGCCGCGGAGGGGCCGCTCTCGGCCCAGGAGCTGGCGGACCACACACGACTCAGCCGGCAGACGGCACAGCGCTACCTGAAGCTCCTGGAGCGCACGGGCCGGGTCCGGCTGAGTCTCAAGTACGGCGACACAGGCCGTCCCGAGCACCGCTACGAGTGGGCTGCCAGCACCTGA